The Polynucleobacter sp. JS-Mosq-20-D10 region GCGGTATTTCACTGGCCAGCGGATGCCCAACATAAGTTGCACTAATACCAGCACGCTCATAAATCTCAGTTTCGAATGGGAAAATACAGAGCATTCTCTCAACAGCTTGCTTGATCTTAGTAATGCGCCCTGCTCTCCAAGCCCAAATCGATGGAGAAACAAAATGTAAAGTCGGAATTCCAGCTTTGCGCAAAGCTAACTCAACGCCTAAATTGAAATCTGGTGCATCAATACCGAGATATACATCTGGGCGGCCTTCGCCCGTGAAATTGGCAATCAACTCTTTACGCAACTTCAGAATAGCGGGTAACTGTTTAATTGCCTCAACGTAACCACGAACACTTAATGTCTCCATTGGCCAATCTGAACGCAGGCCCTCTGCCTGCATACGAGGACCACCAATACCATAGACCTCCAGATTAGAGGTGTCGGGGATCTGCTTTAGTGCACTTAATACTGGCGCTGCCAGCAAGTCACCCGAAGGCTCTCCGGCAACACAAGCAAGCTTAGACACTAGATTTGCTCTATCGAATAATGCCGCGCGTAGAGGCGGCAATAAAGTCATGGAACTCTGTCAGCTTTTCTGCAGTTTGGGCATCGGATGCACTAGCGAGCACCATCTTCTGAATCTCCACCTTAGCTTCTTCAAAGCTGAGACCATCTTTATAGAGAATCTTATATGCCTGACGTAATGCAGAAATCGTTTCGCTTGAGAAACCACGACGCTTTAGACCCTCTACGTTAATTCCATGAGGAGAGGCTTTATCACCAGCCGCAATCACAAACGGTGGGATGTCTTGCACTAGTGCAGAAGCACCACCCAACATAGCATGTTGACCGATACGTACAAATTGATGCACGCCAGACATGCCCCCCATAATCGCCCAGTCACTCACTTTTACGTGGCCTGCAATTTGTGCGTTGCTTGAGAAAATCGTATGGTTACCGATTTGGCAGTCATGTGCAATGTGCACATAAGCCATGATCCAGTTGTCATCACCCACTCTAGTAATGCCCTCATCCTGCGATGTACCCGTATGAATGGTTGTGAACTCACGAATCGTGTTGCGATCTCCAATAATCAACTGGGTAGGTTCGCCACGGTATTTCATATCCTGAGGAGCGCCACCAATAGCAGCGAAGTGGGCAAAGTTATTTTCTTTGCCGATCGTGGTGTAACCCTCGATCACAGTGTGAGAGCCAATCTTGCAAGCAGCGCCAATTTTGACGTTTGGTCCAATGACGGAGTACGGGCCAATCTCGACGTCGCTGGCGATCTCAGCTTTACTATCAACTACAGCAGATGGATGAATCTGAGTCATTACGCACCTTTCGTACGAACGGCACAAGTGATATTCGCTTCGGCAGCCAACTCGCCATCCACGGTAGCTTGCACTTGGAACTTATAAATACCAGCACGTTCACGCTCTAACTTAGCCGTCATGATCAATTGATCACCAGGCAATACCGGCTTCTTAAAGCGAGCACCATCAATACCGGCAAAATAATAAACCGCATTTTCTTCACGCACTTCGGAAAAGGTCAGGAGTGCTGCTGTTTGGGCAAGCGCCTCAATAATTAAAACCCCCGGCATTACCGGAAAATCTGGGAAGTGCCCTTGAAAGAAGGGCTCGTTCATGGTGACGTTCTTGAGTGCGGTAATACTTTGACGAGGCTCAATCTCCAATACGCGGTCAACTAATAGGAATGGATAGCGATGTGGTAATAGCTTCAAAATTTGATTGATGTCGATAGCGATTGGTTTGCTCATGTATTTACCTGCTGAATAAAGTTTCTAGATTTTGTAATATGGCGAAGAAGCTATTTAGATTTATCTAATAATCGTAAGCGTTGACGGATTTTATCGAGTCCCCGCAGAATTGCCGCATTTTTCTCCCAAGCGCTATGGGGCATTGAAGGATAAACGCCCGTGTAATGCTGTCCCGGCTCAGTAATCGAACGAATAATTGAGGTATTACCCGATACTGTTGTTCTATCTGCAATAGTCAGGTGACCAGCAAAATTGGCTGCACCACCAATAATGCAAAAGTTACCAATCTTGGTGCTTCCTGAAATGGCAGCACAACCAGCAATCACGCAGCAATTGCCTACCACGACATTGTGAGCAATTTGAACTTGGTTATCAATCTTGGTGCCATTGCCGATGATGGTGTCACTCATGGCGCCACGATCGATTGTGCTTGACGCGCCCACCTCGACATCATTGCCAATGACAACGGCACCCGTTTGCGGGATCTTGACCCACTCAGCTCCCGTAGCAGAAAAGTCAGGAGCAAACCCAAAACCATCCGCACCAATGACCGCTCCGCTATGAATAATGCAGCGCTCACCAAGCTTGGTTTCTGAATAAAGGGATACATTGGGATAAATCAAAGTATCGCTACCGATACTCGAGTTTCTAGCAACAGAAGTATTTCCTAACAAGACAACTCGCTCGCCTAATTTAACCTCAGGGCCGATTTGCACAAATGGTCCGATGTGACATGAAGCTGGAATACTAACGCTAGAATCAATGGCGGCACTGGGATGCACTCCAGGCGCATAAACAGGTGCAGAAGCCATGGCAAAGTGCTGCGCCATTCTGGCAAAAGTAGCGTAAGGGTTTTTAGAGACAAAAAATACTCGCCCTGCCGAGGAGCCTCCAGGATTTGCCTGGAGAAAATCTAAATCCGCCTTACTGACAATCAAACCACCTGCAGCACTGTCACTAGCTTGTTGGCGATACAGCGGATTCGAAAGAAAGGAGATTTGACTGGATTGGGCTCGCTCGAGAGGGGCGAGGCCTTGAAGCGAGAAGGAGCCGTCCCCCACCAAGCTTACTTGAAACTGTTCGGCCAGCTCGATGGCGGTGGGCATAAAACTTACTTAAGACTATTCAAGGCCTTGATGACATCATCAGTAACATCAACCTTGGGATTGGCATAGGCTGGATCTTGAATAATGACATCAATTTTTCTTTGGTCAGCAATTTGTTTGAGTGCTTGATTCGCTTTTTCAGCAATCTTCGCACGCTCTTCAAAGTTACGCTGATTGAGGTCCTCGGTATACTCGCGCTGTTTGCGCTGCAATTCGCGATCCTGATCAGCCAACTCACGCTGACGACGTGCACGCTCAGCCTCAGACATAACCGCTGAATCACGATCTAACTTTTCTGCAGCAGATTTAATTTTTTGGGCGCTGTCACGAATTTCGTTTTGGCGCTTTGTAAATTCATTCTGCAACTTAGTCTGGCTAGCTTTAGCCATGTTGGATTCGTTGAATACTTTTTCAACGTTCACAGCCGCAACCCGAGTTCCAGCATCTTGAGCAAATGCCGACGGCAAAGCAATGAATGATGAAACAGCAATTAAGCTGTACTGAATCCATTTGGAAGATTGATGAAGTTTCATAAAACTTTCCTTAAACAATTAAAACGCTGTACCCACTTGGAACTGCAAACGTTGGATGTTATCCGTCGGCAATGATTTGATCGGAATACCGTAACTAAACTTGAGCGGACCCAATGGTGATATCCATGATAAACCCAAGCCATAAGAATATCGCAAGACAAGATTGATATTCTCGTTATAGACATTACCGCCGTCTACGAAACTAAATACCCGCAGGGTTTTATCAATACCAGAACCAGGAACTGGCACGGTGTATTCAACGTTGGTGACGATTTTAGACTGTCCACCAGTAGGTTGATTAAGTCCTATGGCCGTATTGTAATAAGTCGGTCCTAGTGAGCCGGGTGCATAGCCGCGAACGGAGCCAATACCACCAACGTAGTAATTTTTGGTAATCGGGAATGGGTACTTGCCGTAGGCCTCACCATAACCAACTTCGCCGTTAAAGGACAAGATGTTGCCTTTAGAAAATGAATGGTACTTTTGATACTGCCCGAATAAGCGATAGAACATCATATTGCCGGCAGGAGTACCCACCTCCGCATTCAGTTGCTGCAATGACCCGGTTGAGGGAATGAGTGCGCTGTCACGCCCATCGCGCGACCAGCCAACAGTTATTGGAACATTGTAAGTAGTTAATGTCGCGGGATAGCCAGGAGCTGCAATTCCATAATCCTGCATGTAGGTCAAGTAACCCACAGGCGTATTAGAGCTAGATTTAATTTGAAACGCCTCAATACCAGTACCAAAGAATACTCTATCAACTTCCGTATAAGGGACGCCAAATTTTATATTTGAACCAACAGATTTAATTTGGTAATCAGGATCGCCAGTGTAGTAAAGCGGCCTGGATGAGCGGTAGTACAAATCGGTATAGCGGCTGATACCCTCTTCCGTAAAGTAAGGGTCATAGTTAGATAAGGCTAAGCTTTGGTTAATTTTACCCAAAGAGGCGTTGAGGCCAACTGCGGTTCCCGTACCAAAAGCATTTTCTTGATTAATACCCGCTGAGAGGATTAATTTTTCAGTTGAAGAGAAGCCTGCACCAAGAGTCACTGCACCTGTTGGTTTTTCAGTTACCTTAACGTTCACATCAACCTGGTCTGCGGATCCAGGAACATCTTGTGTGGAGACATCGGTCTCAGTAAAGTAACCCAAGCGGCCTAGACGTTTCTTAGATAAATCAATCTTATCGCTATCGAACCATGAGCTTTCAAACTGACGCATTTCACGTCGAATCACCATGTCTCGAGTCTTTGCATTGCCGCTTACATTCACCTGACGAACATAAACACGGCGACCTGGGTCAATCACTAAAGTAAGGTCAACCTCGCTCAATTCACGACGAATATCTGGCTGCGGGTTAATGTTCGCAAAAGCA contains the following coding sequences:
- the bamA gene encoding outer membrane protein assembly factor BamA, whose product is MNFLIPLFRSVTRFVAQVALILAAGFCISAQAADTFVITDIRIEGLQRVEPGTVFSYLPVQVGDTFTEEKSAEAIKALYSTGFFRDVQIQAQGNVLIVIVEERPTISRIEFTGMKEFDQENIRKSLKAVGVAEARFYDKALIDKAEQELKRAYVGKGMYAAEVVATVTPLERNQVAVYFNIDEGPVSKIQEINFIGNNVFSESTLKSEMQLKTGGWLSWYSKDNLYSKQKLTADLESIRSYYLNRGYLEFVIESTQVSITPDKKGIYLTISIREGNKFTVKDIRLAGELLGKEAELIQLVTLKPGDTFSSAKLTESTKAIAEILGSYGYAFANINPQPDIRRELSEVDLTLVIDPGRRVYVRQVNVSGNAKTRDMVIRREMRQFESSWFDSDKIDLSKKRLGRLGYFTETDVSTQDVPGSADQVDVNVKVTEKPTGAVTLGAGFSSTEKLILSAGINQENAFGTGTAVGLNASLGKINQSLALSNYDPYFTEEGISRYTDLYYRSSRPLYYTGDPDYQIKSVGSNIKFGVPYTEVDRVFFGTGIEAFQIKSSSNTPVGYLTYMQDYGIAAPGYPATLTTYNVPITVGWSRDGRDSALIPSTGSLQQLNAEVGTPAGNMMFYRLFGQYQKYHSFSKGNILSFNGEVGYGEAYGKYPFPITKNYYVGGIGSVRGYAPGSLGPTYYNTAIGLNQPTGGQSKIVTNVEYTVPVPGSGIDKTLRVFSFVDGGNVYNENINLVLRYSYGLGLSWISPLGPLKFSYGIPIKSLPTDNIQRLQFQVGTAF
- the fabZ gene encoding 3-hydroxyacyl-ACP dehydratase FabZ → MSKPIAIDINQILKLLPHRYPFLLVDRVLEIEPRQSITALKNVTMNEPFFQGHFPDFPVMPGVLIIEALAQTAALLTFSEVREENAVYYFAGIDGARFKKPVLPGDQLIMTAKLERERAGIYKFQVQATVDGELAAEANITCAVRTKGA
- the lpxA gene encoding acyl-ACP--UDP-N-acetylglucosamine O-acyltransferase: MTQIHPSAVVDSKAEIASDVEIGPYSVIGPNVKIGAACKIGSHTVIEGYTTIGKENNFAHFAAIGGAPQDMKYRGEPTQLIIGDRNTIREFTTIHTGTSQDEGITRVGDDNWIMAYVHIAHDCQIGNHTIFSSNAQIAGHVKVSDWAIMGGMSGVHQFVRIGQHAMLGGASALVQDIPPFVIAAGDKASPHGINVEGLKRRGFSSETISALRQAYKILYKDGLSFEEAKVEIQKMVLASASDAQTAEKLTEFHDFIAASTRGIIR
- the lpxD gene encoding UDP-3-O-(3-hydroxymyristoyl)glucosamine N-acyltransferase → MPTAIELAEQFQVSLVGDGSFSLQGLAPLERAQSSQISFLSNPLYRQQASDSAAGGLIVSKADLDFLQANPGGSSAGRVFFVSKNPYATFARMAQHFAMASAPVYAPGVHPSAAIDSSVSIPASCHIGPFVQIGPEVKLGERVVLLGNTSVARNSSIGSDTLIYPNVSLYSETKLGERCIIHSGAVIGADGFGFAPDFSATGAEWVKIPQTGAVVIGNDVEVGASSTIDRGAMSDTIIGNGTKIDNQVQIAHNVVVGNCCVIAGCAAISGSTKIGNFCIIGGAANFAGHLTIADRTTVSGNTSIIRSITEPGQHYTGVYPSMPHSAWEKNAAILRGLDKIRQRLRLLDKSK
- a CDS encoding OmpH family outer membrane protein gives rise to the protein MKLHQSSKWIQYSLIAVSSFIALPSAFAQDAGTRVAAVNVEKVFNESNMAKASQTKLQNEFTKRQNEIRDSAQKIKSAAEKLDRDSAVMSEAERARRQRELADQDRELQRKQREYTEDLNQRNFEERAKIAEKANQALKQIADQRKIDVIIQDPAYANPKVDVTDDVIKALNSLK